Proteins encoded by one window of Salmo trutta chromosome 17, fSalTru1.1, whole genome shotgun sequence:
- the LOC115151934 gene encoding protein NLRC5 isoform X1 has protein sequence MAMEDVEAEEDVQTVLTQETHELADILSYQDDGFLTRFYEMMDITSRQRLVQLASHRERILGLLNYFRTAEPAICRQFLQMVCMLCENMPMLLESRLMSVAGSVTKVVENNSHTLVDEYMPSQQCCLKRPRIDRIESYKAAVRRCLLQRWERVMQGVVKVSLEEAWVSLRHKSLVRPRERADRRLSPPELQEGAVEDRVTVDSLLGSEARVTLLLGQAGAGKTLLMHCLGQRWAQDAFPSFHLLVLLEFRQLNLVARPLSLKELLFRFFLPPEGGEEEGAAVLDFILHNPEKICWIFDGYDEFHTKITHSGSLSSPFDPQCPLPMAELISGLCSCRILPGCTLLITCRPRDVTDLESSVDCIGELLGFNWRSVKEYAEQYFQDKDLDLKEKVVTHLLANHHLLTMCYLPALCHTCCVCLDHIFSRGGSQSQALPQLPTTLTQVYLQILCASLSRCPWRVTPLLQSHRVEVTQLSCMAMKGLEDSRIVFLSEEVPPDLLDFVTKAGLLSQVDLTHEDGSKGQGYTFMHLTMQEFMGALHIMTSKDITEAQLRKKFNLKTRWTTKSDPKTVFTDSLHLYVCGLAAPACSPYLFQLVVGAGAVRWVKKRQALVLKLLRSLAVSTNLTGPKVVELCHCIQETQDAQLAREVVGSRSCFELRNITLNPVDLDSLAFVVSSAGVGMGLDFGACSMELECLDILPSCQHIDYLIFRSRKYDDRFADKLSSILPRLPTLKRFEFICGSLTDVGAAKLARALESCPQITELNFSDNSLTDRGVGEIADLIPKLPSLASILLGKNGCSLEIIYTLLEKMTSCPSIQEVYTDGMKDINVLFFPSSDIKGSKKNIGLTVSLLNCSLSTDQMTRLCQLLARSPGLTLLDLSGGHMKAGTLKALTDSLQKLNVSKQIVLNDSHISVDGLMILTSFLSVCPDVVQVDIRLQDPVRVSMLFSRGIEKHKISKRLCLTGCALRPPHLDRLCENLRDCSALTMLDISNNALENKGLKKLLDLLPQLSNIQEINVSENAVSMEGVVQLAGTLCSHRNMSEVNISHGGNKKLILKFLSSKRIQSAGLEQCKKLSLTHSDIHPTDMNKLCRRLVQCPGLVELDFSHGSLKDDAIEKLLKILPKMKSLQLLNMSHVQMSTDGALLLVKSLIDCQRVRAVELRLSQYTLSSGDVEKLSGILEQCPHLSDLDLSSNLLRDEGVKRFVDSLPRLRIASSVNLDDNRLTQVGALYILNTVTTCEKVVEVEVSLGTEKRSLIRFEQDSDCGKTLSLRECHFGADHLQRLAEILKSCAAQLVKLRLSCNTMQREGLLALQNSLTTLSSLHTLDIRNNGLNVQVIEDLVKQLRCGHVQCCISIEETWITAEAAVNLVSCCLNLNPNIHTIRVNHTTVHITLEKCTNHTPTSGDSADMASSLSTVTISLVDCAVQGHHLVSLQTVLQRCPLLQDLDLSHNSIGRVGAEFLCSVLPSLVSLRKLCVESKETSEDVVLLLAEGLLQAKSIESLNFSGHVISDRGAVVLTRTLQNLPNIRTINLSLCSGWTAAGALDLVNGLGQCLSLEGISLDSAQLDQESTVSLAQGLHDMTSLKRLNLNRKVTMVTGSPGEGTTLVPLASLEGLRAMEEIELEGMRMSDKGVEELIKHLPTWTGLRKISLSDNYIGDQAGERLVQVLANCTELEVLHLSRNKLSLACAAKMGQVLPTLTHLRVLDLSENPIGREGSVSISNALIFMKYLTKIHLTSIGTSELTGLAANLAYCVCAEDVSFAWNGCGDDVAVKLSEVLPQCQKLRRLDLESNSISATGAEALARSLQSCPSLEVIRLWRNSISTSDAQRLRQREKRLNFFST, from the exons ATGGCAATGGAAGATGTAGAAGCAGAGGAAGATGTCCAGACTGTATTGACACAGGAGACACATGAGCTAGCAGACATTCTGAGCTATCAAGATGATGGCTTTCTCACCAGGTTCTATGAAATGATGGACATCACCTCGCGGCAGCGGCTAGTGCAACTTGCGAGCCACAGAGAGCGCATCCTGGGGTTGTTGAATTACTTCAGGACTGCAGAACCTGCTATTTGTCGGCAATTTCTTCAAATGGTTTGCATGCTCTGCGAGAACATGCCAATGCTTCTGGAATCACGGCTGATGTCTGTGGCCGGGTCTGTGACTA AAGTTGTTGAAAACAACAGTCATACCCTGGTTGATGAGTATATGCCATCTCAACAGTGCTGTCTGAAACGCCCACGAATAG ACCGCATAGAAAGTTACAAGGCTGCTGTGAGGAGATGTCTACTGCAGAGGTGGGAGAGGGTGATGCAGGGTGTGGTGAAGGTTTCTCTGGAAGAGGCCTGGGTAAGTCTGCGCCACAAATCCTTGGTTAGACCAAGAGAGAGGGCTGATCGACGGCTGAGCCCACCAGAGCTCCAGGAGGGGGCTGTGGAAGACAGGGTGACCGTTGACTCCCTCCTGGGTTCAGAAGCCCGGGTCACATTGCTGTTGGGCcaggcaggggcagggaagaCGCTACTAATGCACTGCCTTGGACAGCGCTGGGCTCAGGATGCCTTCCCCTCCTTTCACCTACTGGTCCTGCTAGAGTTCCGCCAGCTCAATCTCGTGGCTCGGCCGCTGTCTCTGAAAGAGCTGCTCTTTCGCTTCTTCCTCCCACCAgagggtggggaggaggagggtgctgCTGTTCTTGACTTCATCCTCCACAACCCTGAGAAAATATGCTGGATCTTTGATGGCTACGATGAGTTTCACACTAAAATCACCCACTCAGGGAGTCTGAGCAGCCCATTCGACCCACAGTGCCCTCTACCCATGGCAGAGCTGATATCAGGGCTGTGCAGTTGCAGGATCCTCCCAGGATGCACCCTATTGATTACCTGCAGGCCTCGGGATGTGACAGATTTGGAGAGCTCTGTGGACTGCATTGGGGAGCTGCTAGGCTTCAATTGGCGCAGTGTGAAAGAATATGCTGAACAGTACTTCCAGGACAAGGATCTGGATCTAAAGGAGAAGGTAGTCACTCACCTACTGGCCAACCATCACCTACTCACCATGTGTTACCTGCCAGCTCTCTGCCATACCTGCTGTGTGTGCTTGGATCACATATTCTCCAGAGGTGGGTCTCAGTCCCAGGCTTTGCCCCAACTGCCAACCACCCTCACCCAGGTCTACCTCCAAATCCTCTGTGCATCTCTGAGCCGATGCCCATGGAGGGTCACGCCCTTGTTGCAGAGTCACAGGGTAGAGGTCACACAGCTGAGCTGCATGGCCATGAAGGGTCTGGAGGACAGCAGGATCGTGTTTCTCTCTGAGGAGGTTCCACCAGACCTGTTGGACTTCGTCACCAAGGCTGGTCTCCTCTCACAGGTTGACCTGACCCATGAGGATGGGTCTAAAGGCCAGGGTTACACGTTCATGCACCTCACCATGCAAGAGTTTATGGGTGCTCTACATATCATGACCAGCAAGGACATCACAGAGGCCCAGCTTAGGAAGAAGTTTAACCTCAAGACCCGCTGGACCACAAAATCAGACCCCAAGACGGTCTTCACTGATTCCCTCCACCTCTATGTGTGTGGGCTTGCTGCCCCAGCCTGCTCTCCTTACCTGTTCCAGCTGGTTGTGGGAGCAGGGGCTGTGAGGTGGGTAAAGAAACGCCAGGCTCTGGTTCTCAAATTGCTCCGGAGTCTGGCAGTGAGCACCAACCTGACTGGGCCCAAGGTAGTGGAGCTGTGCCACTGTATCCAGGAGACCCAGGATGCACAGCTGGCCAGGGAGGTGGTGGGGTCACGATCATGCTTTGAGCTAAGGAACATCACGTTGAACCCTGTAGATCTGGATTCCCTGGCCTTTGTTGTATCGTCTGCTGGAGTGGGAATGGGGCTGGACTTTGGAGCTTGTTCTATGGAACTAGAGTGTCTAGATATTCTACCCAGCTGCCAGCACATCGACTACCTAAT TTTTCGAAGCCGCAAGTATGATGACAGATTTGCAGATAAACTGTCTAGCATCCTCCCCAGACTACCAACCCTGAAAAGATTTGA GTTTATCTGTGGTAGTCTCACTGATGTGGGAGCTGCCAAACTGGCCAGAGCCCTGGAGAGCTGTCCACAGATCACGGAGCTCAA CTTCAGTGACAACAGCCTGACCGACAGAGGCGTCGGGGAGATCGCCGACCTCATTCCAAAGCTGCCCAGTCTAGCCTCTATCTT GCTGGGGAAGAATGGCTGCTCTCTGGAGATTATCTACACCCTTCTAGAGAAGATGACTTCCTGCCCCTCCATCCAGGAAGTCTATACTGA TGGAATGAAGGACATCAACGTCCTGTTTTTCCCAAGCTCAGACATAAAAGG TTCTAAGAAAAACATTGGACTGACTGTCAG CCTATTAAACTGCAGTTTGAGTACTGATCAGATGACTAGACTGTGTCAGTTGCTAGCGAGAAGTCCTGGCCTCACTCTCCTAGA TCTGTCAGGAGGCCACATGAAGGCTGGTACTCTCAAGGCCCTGACTGACTCTCTACAGAAGCTGAACGTCTCCAAACAGATTGT TCTGAATGACAGCCACATATCTGTTGATGGGCTGAtgattctgaccagtttcctgtCTGTATGTCCTGATGTGGTTCAAGTGGACATCAG GCTGCAAGACCCTGTTCGTGTGTCCATGCTTTTTTCTAGGGGGATAGAGAAACACAAGATTTCTAAGAGACTTTG TCTGACGGGCTGTGCTCTTCGTCCCCCTCACTTGGACCGTCTGTGTGAGAATCTGAGGGACTGCTCTGCTCTGACTATGCTGGA TATTTCCAACAATGCTTTGGAAAACAAAGGTCTGAAGAAGTTGTTGGACCTCTTGCCTCAGCTTAGCAACATACAGGAAATCAA TGTCAGTGAGAATGCAGTCAGCATGGAAGGAGTGGTGCAGCTAGCTGGAACCCTGTGCTCACACAGGAACATGAGTGAAGTGAATATCAG TCATGGGGGGAATAAGAAGCTGATTCTGAAATTCCTCTCCAGTAAAAG AATACAATCAGCAGGATTGGAACAGTGTAAGAAACTCAG TCTAACTCACAGTGATATCCATCCCACTGACATGAACAAGCTGTGTAGAAGACTGGTACAGTGTCCCGGCCTAGTGGAGCTAGA TTTCTCCCATGGATCCCTGAAAGATGATGCTATTGAAAAACTATTGAAGATCCTGCCTAAGATGAAATCTCTTCAGTTGCTTAA TATGAGCCATGTCCAGATGTCTACAGATGGAGCATTGTTATTGGTCAAATCTCTGATAGACTGCCAACGTGTCAGAGCTGTGGAACTCCG actCTCTCAGTACACACTGAGCAGTGGGGATGTGGAGAAACTCTCTGGGATCCTGGAGCAGTGTCCTCATCTGTCTGACCTGGA TTTATCCAGTAACCTTCTAAGAGACGAGGGAGTGAAGAGATTTGTGGATTCTCTGCCAAGGCTGCGGATTGCTAGCTCAGTGAA TCTCGATGATAACAGACTCACTCAGGTGGGGGCTCTCTACATTCTGAACACAGTGACGACCTGTGAAAAAGTGGTTGAAGTGGAAGTCAG TTTGGGAACTGAGAAGAGGTCGCTCATCCGCTTTGAACAGGACAGTGACTGTGGCAAAACTCTGAG TCTGAGAGAGTGTCATTTTGGGGCTGACCATCTGCAGAGACTAGCAGAGATTCTGAAGAGCTGTGCTGCTCAGTTGGTCAAACTGAG GTTATCCTGTAACACCATGCAGAGAGAAGGCCTCTTGGCTCTACAGAACAGCCTGACTACCCTGTCCTCATTACACACCCTGGA TATAAGAAACAACGGACTTAATGTTCAGGTGATTGAAGATTTGGTGAAGCAGCTGAGGTGTGGTCATGTCCAATGCTGTATCAG TATTGAGGAGACGTGGATCACAGCAGAAGCAGCTGTTAACCTGGTCTCCTGCTGCTTGAACCTGAACCCCAACATACACACGATCAG GGTAAACCACACCACTGTACACATTACTTTGGAAAAATGCACAAATCACACTCCTACCAG TGGTGATTCTGCAGACATGGCTAGCTCTCTGTCTACCGTGACCATCAG CCTAGTAGACTGTGCAGTACAAGGGCACCACCTAGTGTCTCTGCAGACTGTGCTCCAGAGATGCCCTCTGCTGCAGGACCTAGA tttgtcACACAACAGCATCGGTAGAGTGGGAGCAGAGTTTCTCTGCTCTGTCCTACCATCCTTAGTTAGTCTGAGGAAACTCTG TGTTGAATCAAAAGAAACATCTGAAGATGTGGTATTGCTCCTTGCCGAGGGGTTGTTGCAGGCTAAAAGCATTGAGAGCTTGAA TTTTTCTGGTCATGTGATCAGTGACAGAGGAGCTGTAGTTCTGACCAGAACACTCCAGAATCTACCAAATATCAGAACAATCAA TCTGTCCCTGTGCTCTGGTTGGACAGCGGCAGGAGCATTGGACCTGGTCAACGGGCTTGGACAGTGTCTCTCTCTGGAGGGGATCAG CCTTGACTCTGCACAGCTGGATCAAGAGAGCACAGTCTCCTTGGCACAGGGGCTCCATGATATGACCTCCTTGAAGAGGCTAAA TCTGAATAGGAAAGTAACCATGGTGACTGGATCCCCAGGGGAGGGGACCACACTGGTCCCACTGGCCTCTCTGGAGGGGCTCAGAGCAATGGAGGAGATTGA GTTGGAGGGGATGAGGATGTCAGATAAAGGAGTGGAGGAGCTTATCAAACACCTGCCCACCTGGACAGGCCTGAGGAAGATCAG CCTGTCAGATAACTATATTGGTGACCAAGCAGGAGAGAGGCTGGTCCAGGTCCTGGCTAACTGCACAGAACTGGAGGTACTCCA TCTGTCCAGAAATAAACTCAGCCTAGCCTGTGCTGCCAAGATGGGACAAGTTCTGCCCACTCTCACTCACCTCAGGGTTCTAGA TCTCTCAGAGAACCCGATTGGTAGAGAAGGATCTGTCAGTATCTCCAATGCTCTGATCTTCATGAagtatttgacaaagataca CTTGACCTCCATAGGGACTTCAGAGCTCACTGGTCTAGCTGCCAACTTGGCTTACTGTGTCTGTGCAGAGGATGTCAG TTTTGCGTGGAATGGTTGTGGAGATGATGTCGCAGTGAAGCTTTCTGAAGTTTTACCACAATGCCAGAAGCTAAGGAGACTTGA TCTTGAGTCGAACAGCATCAGCGCTACTGGAGCAGAGGCACTTGCCAGAAGCTTACAGTCTTGTCCGTCGCTTGAAGTAATCag ACTGTGGAGGAATAGTATCTCTACCAGTGATGcccagagactgagacagagggagaagaggCTCAACTTCTTCTCCACATAG
- the LOC115151934 gene encoding protein NLRC5 isoform X2, giving the protein MAMEDVEAEEDVQTVLTQETHELADILSYQDDGFLTRFYEMMDITSRQRLVQLASHRERILGLLNYFRTAEPAICRQFLQMVCMLCENMPMLLESRLMSVAGSVTKVVENNSHTLVDEYMPSQQCCLKRPRIDRIESYKAAVRRCLLQRWERVMQGVVKVSLEEAWVSLRHKSLVRPRERADRRLSPPELQEGAVEDRVTVDSLLGSEARVTLLLGQAGAGKTLLMHCLGQRWAQDAFPSFHLLVLLEFRQLNLVARPLSLKELLFRFFLPPEGGEEEGAAVLDFILHNPEKICWIFDGYDEFHTKITHSGSLSSPFDPQCPLPMAELISGLCSCRILPGCTLLITCRPRDVTDLESSVDCIGELLGFNWRSVKEYAEQYFQDKDLDLKEKVVTHLLANHHLLTMCYLPALCHTCCVCLDHIFSRGGSQSQALPQLPTTLTQVYLQILCASLSRCPWRVTPLLQSHRVEVTQLSCMAMKGLEDSRIVFLSEEVPPDLLDFVTKAGLLSQVDLTHEDGSKGQGYTFMHLTMQEFMGALHIMTSKDITEAQLRKKFNLKTRWTTKSDPKTVFTDSLHLYVCGLAAPACSPYLFQLVVGAGAVRWVKKRQALVLKLLRSLAVSTNLTGPKVVELCHCIQETQDAQLAREVVGSRSCFELRNITLNPVDLDSLAFVVSSAGVGMGLDFGACSMELECLDILPSCQHIDYLIFRSRKYDDRFADKLSSILPRLPTLKRFEFICGSLTDVGAAKLARALESCPQITELNDNSLTDRGVGEIADLIPKLPSLASILLGKNGCSLEIIYTLLEKMTSCPSIQEVYTDGMKDINVLFFPSSDIKGSKKNIGLTVSLLNCSLSTDQMTRLCQLLARSPGLTLLDLSGGHMKAGTLKALTDSLQKLNVSKQIVLNDSHISVDGLMILTSFLSVCPDVVQVDIRLQDPVRVSMLFSRGIEKHKISKRLCLTGCALRPPHLDRLCENLRDCSALTMLDISNNALENKGLKKLLDLLPQLSNIQEINVSENAVSMEGVVQLAGTLCSHRNMSEVNISHGGNKKLILKFLSSKRIQSAGLEQCKKLSLTHSDIHPTDMNKLCRRLVQCPGLVELDFSHGSLKDDAIEKLLKILPKMKSLQLLNMSHVQMSTDGALLLVKSLIDCQRVRAVELRLSQYTLSSGDVEKLSGILEQCPHLSDLDLSSNLLRDEGVKRFVDSLPRLRIASSVNLDDNRLTQVGALYILNTVTTCEKVVEVEVSLGTEKRSLIRFEQDSDCGKTLSLRECHFGADHLQRLAEILKSCAAQLVKLRLSCNTMQREGLLALQNSLTTLSSLHTLDIRNNGLNVQVIEDLVKQLRCGHVQCCISIEETWITAEAAVNLVSCCLNLNPNIHTIRVNHTTVHITLEKCTNHTPTSGDSADMASSLSTVTISLVDCAVQGHHLVSLQTVLQRCPLLQDLDLSHNSIGRVGAEFLCSVLPSLVSLRKLCVESKETSEDVVLLLAEGLLQAKSIESLNFSGHVISDRGAVVLTRTLQNLPNIRTINLSLCSGWTAAGALDLVNGLGQCLSLEGISLDSAQLDQESTVSLAQGLHDMTSLKRLNLNRKVTMVTGSPGEGTTLVPLASLEGLRAMEEIELEGMRMSDKGVEELIKHLPTWTGLRKISLSDNYIGDQAGERLVQVLANCTELEVLHLSRNKLSLACAAKMGQVLPTLTHLRVLDLSENPIGREGSVSISNALIFMKYLTKIHLTSIGTSELTGLAANLAYCVCAEDVSFAWNGCGDDVAVKLSEVLPQCQKLRRLDLESNSISATGAEALARSLQSCPSLEVIRLWRNSISTSDAQRLRQREKRLNFFST; this is encoded by the exons ATGGCAATGGAAGATGTAGAAGCAGAGGAAGATGTCCAGACTGTATTGACACAGGAGACACATGAGCTAGCAGACATTCTGAGCTATCAAGATGATGGCTTTCTCACCAGGTTCTATGAAATGATGGACATCACCTCGCGGCAGCGGCTAGTGCAACTTGCGAGCCACAGAGAGCGCATCCTGGGGTTGTTGAATTACTTCAGGACTGCAGAACCTGCTATTTGTCGGCAATTTCTTCAAATGGTTTGCATGCTCTGCGAGAACATGCCAATGCTTCTGGAATCACGGCTGATGTCTGTGGCCGGGTCTGTGACTA AAGTTGTTGAAAACAACAGTCATACCCTGGTTGATGAGTATATGCCATCTCAACAGTGCTGTCTGAAACGCCCACGAATAG ACCGCATAGAAAGTTACAAGGCTGCTGTGAGGAGATGTCTACTGCAGAGGTGGGAGAGGGTGATGCAGGGTGTGGTGAAGGTTTCTCTGGAAGAGGCCTGGGTAAGTCTGCGCCACAAATCCTTGGTTAGACCAAGAGAGAGGGCTGATCGACGGCTGAGCCCACCAGAGCTCCAGGAGGGGGCTGTGGAAGACAGGGTGACCGTTGACTCCCTCCTGGGTTCAGAAGCCCGGGTCACATTGCTGTTGGGCcaggcaggggcagggaagaCGCTACTAATGCACTGCCTTGGACAGCGCTGGGCTCAGGATGCCTTCCCCTCCTTTCACCTACTGGTCCTGCTAGAGTTCCGCCAGCTCAATCTCGTGGCTCGGCCGCTGTCTCTGAAAGAGCTGCTCTTTCGCTTCTTCCTCCCACCAgagggtggggaggaggagggtgctgCTGTTCTTGACTTCATCCTCCACAACCCTGAGAAAATATGCTGGATCTTTGATGGCTACGATGAGTTTCACACTAAAATCACCCACTCAGGGAGTCTGAGCAGCCCATTCGACCCACAGTGCCCTCTACCCATGGCAGAGCTGATATCAGGGCTGTGCAGTTGCAGGATCCTCCCAGGATGCACCCTATTGATTACCTGCAGGCCTCGGGATGTGACAGATTTGGAGAGCTCTGTGGACTGCATTGGGGAGCTGCTAGGCTTCAATTGGCGCAGTGTGAAAGAATATGCTGAACAGTACTTCCAGGACAAGGATCTGGATCTAAAGGAGAAGGTAGTCACTCACCTACTGGCCAACCATCACCTACTCACCATGTGTTACCTGCCAGCTCTCTGCCATACCTGCTGTGTGTGCTTGGATCACATATTCTCCAGAGGTGGGTCTCAGTCCCAGGCTTTGCCCCAACTGCCAACCACCCTCACCCAGGTCTACCTCCAAATCCTCTGTGCATCTCTGAGCCGATGCCCATGGAGGGTCACGCCCTTGTTGCAGAGTCACAGGGTAGAGGTCACACAGCTGAGCTGCATGGCCATGAAGGGTCTGGAGGACAGCAGGATCGTGTTTCTCTCTGAGGAGGTTCCACCAGACCTGTTGGACTTCGTCACCAAGGCTGGTCTCCTCTCACAGGTTGACCTGACCCATGAGGATGGGTCTAAAGGCCAGGGTTACACGTTCATGCACCTCACCATGCAAGAGTTTATGGGTGCTCTACATATCATGACCAGCAAGGACATCACAGAGGCCCAGCTTAGGAAGAAGTTTAACCTCAAGACCCGCTGGACCACAAAATCAGACCCCAAGACGGTCTTCACTGATTCCCTCCACCTCTATGTGTGTGGGCTTGCTGCCCCAGCCTGCTCTCCTTACCTGTTCCAGCTGGTTGTGGGAGCAGGGGCTGTGAGGTGGGTAAAGAAACGCCAGGCTCTGGTTCTCAAATTGCTCCGGAGTCTGGCAGTGAGCACCAACCTGACTGGGCCCAAGGTAGTGGAGCTGTGCCACTGTATCCAGGAGACCCAGGATGCACAGCTGGCCAGGGAGGTGGTGGGGTCACGATCATGCTTTGAGCTAAGGAACATCACGTTGAACCCTGTAGATCTGGATTCCCTGGCCTTTGTTGTATCGTCTGCTGGAGTGGGAATGGGGCTGGACTTTGGAGCTTGTTCTATGGAACTAGAGTGTCTAGATATTCTACCCAGCTGCCAGCACATCGACTACCTAAT TTTTCGAAGCCGCAAGTATGATGACAGATTTGCAGATAAACTGTCTAGCATCCTCCCCAGACTACCAACCCTGAAAAGATTTGA GTTTATCTGTGGTAGTCTCACTGATGTGGGAGCTGCCAAACTGGCCAGAGCCCTGGAGAGCTGTCCACAGATCACGGAGCTCAA TGACAACAGCCTGACCGACAGAGGCGTCGGGGAGATCGCCGACCTCATTCCAAAGCTGCCCAGTCTAGCCTCTATCTT GCTGGGGAAGAATGGCTGCTCTCTGGAGATTATCTACACCCTTCTAGAGAAGATGACTTCCTGCCCCTCCATCCAGGAAGTCTATACTGA TGGAATGAAGGACATCAACGTCCTGTTTTTCCCAAGCTCAGACATAAAAGG TTCTAAGAAAAACATTGGACTGACTGTCAG CCTATTAAACTGCAGTTTGAGTACTGATCAGATGACTAGACTGTGTCAGTTGCTAGCGAGAAGTCCTGGCCTCACTCTCCTAGA TCTGTCAGGAGGCCACATGAAGGCTGGTACTCTCAAGGCCCTGACTGACTCTCTACAGAAGCTGAACGTCTCCAAACAGATTGT TCTGAATGACAGCCACATATCTGTTGATGGGCTGAtgattctgaccagtttcctgtCTGTATGTCCTGATGTGGTTCAAGTGGACATCAG GCTGCAAGACCCTGTTCGTGTGTCCATGCTTTTTTCTAGGGGGATAGAGAAACACAAGATTTCTAAGAGACTTTG TCTGACGGGCTGTGCTCTTCGTCCCCCTCACTTGGACCGTCTGTGTGAGAATCTGAGGGACTGCTCTGCTCTGACTATGCTGGA TATTTCCAACAATGCTTTGGAAAACAAAGGTCTGAAGAAGTTGTTGGACCTCTTGCCTCAGCTTAGCAACATACAGGAAATCAA TGTCAGTGAGAATGCAGTCAGCATGGAAGGAGTGGTGCAGCTAGCTGGAACCCTGTGCTCACACAGGAACATGAGTGAAGTGAATATCAG TCATGGGGGGAATAAGAAGCTGATTCTGAAATTCCTCTCCAGTAAAAG AATACAATCAGCAGGATTGGAACAGTGTAAGAAACTCAG TCTAACTCACAGTGATATCCATCCCACTGACATGAACAAGCTGTGTAGAAGACTGGTACAGTGTCCCGGCCTAGTGGAGCTAGA TTTCTCCCATGGATCCCTGAAAGATGATGCTATTGAAAAACTATTGAAGATCCTGCCTAAGATGAAATCTCTTCAGTTGCTTAA TATGAGCCATGTCCAGATGTCTACAGATGGAGCATTGTTATTGGTCAAATCTCTGATAGACTGCCAACGTGTCAGAGCTGTGGAACTCCG actCTCTCAGTACACACTGAGCAGTGGGGATGTGGAGAAACTCTCTGGGATCCTGGAGCAGTGTCCTCATCTGTCTGACCTGGA TTTATCCAGTAACCTTCTAAGAGACGAGGGAGTGAAGAGATTTGTGGATTCTCTGCCAAGGCTGCGGATTGCTAGCTCAGTGAA TCTCGATGATAACAGACTCACTCAGGTGGGGGCTCTCTACATTCTGAACACAGTGACGACCTGTGAAAAAGTGGTTGAAGTGGAAGTCAG TTTGGGAACTGAGAAGAGGTCGCTCATCCGCTTTGAACAGGACAGTGACTGTGGCAAAACTCTGAG TCTGAGAGAGTGTCATTTTGGGGCTGACCATCTGCAGAGACTAGCAGAGATTCTGAAGAGCTGTGCTGCTCAGTTGGTCAAACTGAG GTTATCCTGTAACACCATGCAGAGAGAAGGCCTCTTGGCTCTACAGAACAGCCTGACTACCCTGTCCTCATTACACACCCTGGA TATAAGAAACAACGGACTTAATGTTCAGGTGATTGAAGATTTGGTGAAGCAGCTGAGGTGTGGTCATGTCCAATGCTGTATCAG TATTGAGGAGACGTGGATCACAGCAGAAGCAGCTGTTAACCTGGTCTCCTGCTGCTTGAACCTGAACCCCAACATACACACGATCAG GGTAAACCACACCACTGTACACATTACTTTGGAAAAATGCACAAATCACACTCCTACCAG TGGTGATTCTGCAGACATGGCTAGCTCTCTGTCTACCGTGACCATCAG CCTAGTAGACTGTGCAGTACAAGGGCACCACCTAGTGTCTCTGCAGACTGTGCTCCAGAGATGCCCTCTGCTGCAGGACCTAGA tttgtcACACAACAGCATCGGTAGAGTGGGAGCAGAGTTTCTCTGCTCTGTCCTACCATCCTTAGTTAGTCTGAGGAAACTCTG TGTTGAATCAAAAGAAACATCTGAAGATGTGGTATTGCTCCTTGCCGAGGGGTTGTTGCAGGCTAAAAGCATTGAGAGCTTGAA TTTTTCTGGTCATGTGATCAGTGACAGAGGAGCTGTAGTTCTGACCAGAACACTCCAGAATCTACCAAATATCAGAACAATCAA TCTGTCCCTGTGCTCTGGTTGGACAGCGGCAGGAGCATTGGACCTGGTCAACGGGCTTGGACAGTGTCTCTCTCTGGAGGGGATCAG CCTTGACTCTGCACAGCTGGATCAAGAGAGCACAGTCTCCTTGGCACAGGGGCTCCATGATATGACCTCCTTGAAGAGGCTAAA TCTGAATAGGAAAGTAACCATGGTGACTGGATCCCCAGGGGAGGGGACCACACTGGTCCCACTGGCCTCTCTGGAGGGGCTCAGAGCAATGGAGGAGATTGA GTTGGAGGGGATGAGGATGTCAGATAAAGGAGTGGAGGAGCTTATCAAACACCTGCCCACCTGGACAGGCCTGAGGAAGATCAG CCTGTCAGATAACTATATTGGTGACCAAGCAGGAGAGAGGCTGGTCCAGGTCCTGGCTAACTGCACAGAACTGGAGGTACTCCA TCTGTCCAGAAATAAACTCAGCCTAGCCTGTGCTGCCAAGATGGGACAAGTTCTGCCCACTCTCACTCACCTCAGGGTTCTAGA TCTCTCAGAGAACCCGATTGGTAGAGAAGGATCTGTCAGTATCTCCAATGCTCTGATCTTCATGAagtatttgacaaagataca CTTGACCTCCATAGGGACTTCAGAGCTCACTGGTCTAGCTGCCAACTTGGCTTACTGTGTCTGTGCAGAGGATGTCAG TTTTGCGTGGAATGGTTGTGGAGATGATGTCGCAGTGAAGCTTTCTGAAGTTTTACCACAATGCCAGAAGCTAAGGAGACTTGA TCTTGAGTCGAACAGCATCAGCGCTACTGGAGCAGAGGCACTTGCCAGAAGCTTACAGTCTTGTCCGTCGCTTGAAGTAATCag ACTGTGGAGGAATAGTATCTCTACCAGTGATGcccagagactgagacagagggagaagaggCTCAACTTCTTCTCCACATAG